A single window of Calditrichota bacterium DNA harbors:
- a CDS encoding glycosyltransferase family 4 protein: MKKICMLSTVHRSNDVRIFYKEAVSLSQSGFQVVLLIHDDSGDRVDRGVYLKAIGPSPKRKSDRLPSLFKIYKMALAEKADAYHFHDPELLPVGFLLRMRTRRPVIYDSHENYAATAFARDWIPDRIKSWVSFVVNKAEVFISRRLTVVITVVEDQDARFRRSHCKTLPIYNYPILAFFPDPVKPWEDRPIHAAYVGGLSMARGVRTLLGIAKKIKTIIPDFRMLLIGPFSDPFVEKEALAQIRRNQLEETIIYDGVLPSESIGQRLQQVKLGLIPFEKNPKFEKMFIPTKLLEYMASGMPIIASDFPSNRLFIEKYSLGKLVPPGDVDAFVEAIVHQLRDREGSIEISKRGVEIARKSYRWENEAAKLIHFYQNVLN, translated from the coding sequence ATGAAAAAAATCTGTATGCTGAGTACGGTTCACCGAAGCAATGATGTCCGCATTTTCTATAAAGAAGCTGTTTCTCTCTCCCAATCGGGGTTTCAAGTTGTCTTGTTGATTCATGACGATTCCGGAGACCGGGTTGATCGGGGGGTTTATCTAAAAGCGATTGGTCCGTCTCCTAAACGCAAGTCGGATCGATTGCCCAGCTTGTTTAAAATCTACAAAATGGCTTTGGCGGAAAAAGCGGATGCCTACCATTTTCACGACCCGGAGCTTTTGCCCGTCGGATTCTTACTCCGAATGCGCACACGCCGGCCGGTCATTTACGATTCCCACGAAAATTATGCGGCAACCGCTTTTGCAAGAGACTGGATTCCGGACCGCATAAAATCATGGGTTTCTTTTGTCGTAAATAAGGCAGAGGTTTTTATTTCCCGGCGGTTGACAGTGGTGATTACGGTGGTGGAGGATCAGGATGCGCGGTTCAGGCGGTCCCATTGCAAGACCCTGCCGATTTACAACTATCCCATTTTGGCTTTTTTCCCCGACCCGGTAAAACCCTGGGAAGATCGTCCCATTCATGCCGCCTACGTCGGAGGATTATCCATGGCCAGAGGCGTTCGTACTCTCCTCGGTATTGCAAAAAAAATTAAGACGATCATTCCCGATTTTCGGATGCTCTTGATTGGCCCGTTTAGTGATCCCTTTGTTGAAAAAGAGGCGCTTGCGCAAATCCGCCGGAATCAACTGGAAGAAACCATTATTTATGATGGCGTGCTTCCCAGTGAATCCATTGGGCAAAGGCTCCAACAGGTGAAGCTCGGGTTAATCCCTTTTGAGAAGAATCCCAAGTTTGAAAAGATGTTTATTCCGACCAAATTGTTGGAATATATGGCCAGCGGAATGCCCATCATTGCCAGCGATTTTCCGTCGAATCGCTTGTTTATTGAAAAATATTCCCTTGGGAAATTGGTCCCTCCCGGAGATGTGGATGCGTTTGTGGAGGCCATTGTCCATCAGTTAAGGGATCGGGAGGGTTCCATAGAAATCAGCAAGCGGGGTGTTGAAATTGCACGAAAAAGCTATCGGTGGGAAAATGAGGCAGCGAAACTCATCCATTTTTATCAAAACGTGTTGAATTAA